The Daucus carota subsp. sativus chromosome 9, DH1 v3.0, whole genome shotgun sequence genome window below encodes:
- the LOC108195924 gene encoding squamosa promoter-binding-like protein 14 isoform X2: protein MEEVGTQVASSHYIHQSLSKHFLDSQHHPMAAAKKRSMPFHPLGFHLPQSQQQQPMFGSGFQQSRGQWDPNGWDWDSAKFLAKPVESDVIRGGPSTMSVQSVMQRGHGDEIIAANSVDLRGNHVVEDDENLLLKLGGSRVNSAEENVLRPNKKVRSGSPAGGNYPKCQVDDCKEDLSTAKDYHRRHKVCEVHSKATKAIVGKQMQRFCQQCSRFHPLSEFDEGKRSCRRRLAGHNRRRRKTQPDDVTSKLLPPTNRENVSNGDVDLVNILAILARAQDGSINGSSIPNKDQLIQILQKINALPLPADFSAKFPPSGVTSNIAPFQSESENKLNGNNSHSSTLDLLAVLSGNQAGSSPDATAVPSRRSSHGSDSEKTRSPCTNMQTRHQNEFASVGERSSTSYQSPTECSDGQVQEIRTNLPLQLFSSSPESDSAPKLASSTKYFSSGSSNPMEERSPSSSPPFVQKLFPTVFSREAVNPKRLLNRLEFNGSSKAGKDKGCSTSLDLFGGMNKCVDDSSVQSFPYQAGYTSSSGSDHSPSSLNSDAQNRSGRIYFKLIDRDPSQLPGKLRTQIFNWLGQSPSEMESYIRPGCVVLSIYISMPSSAWEQLEDNLLQNITSLVKDSEDPFWRKGRFLINAGRQLASYQDGKAHLRKATRAWSFPEVVSVSPLAVVGGQETTILLKGRNLSDQYTKVFCTHAVGYKLEETSGSASDDTTYDSITLHNFTVADEAPGVLGRCFIEVENGFRGTSFPIIIANATICKELNLLESAFDKVAAPRDAISEESFLDSGRPISREDVLHFLNELGWVLQRKRYMSMFEVPEYKLHRFKFLFIFSVEHDFCALVKTLLDVLLEICLGRDELSRESLQMLLEIHLLNRAVKMRSRKMVDLLINYFVPTDSGKTYIFLPNLAGPGGITPLHLAACMSDANSMVDTLTTDPLEIGLHGWDSLLDANGLSPCAYAQMRNNHSYNALVARKLVDRKNGQVSVPVGDEIQEQSLIAGQIHQASFQIRQGQKSCSKCAVGAARYNRKTSASQGLLHRPYIHSMLAIAAVCVCVCLFLRGAPDIGLVAPFKWENLGYGAV, encoded by the exons ATGGAAGAGGTGGGTACTCAAGTTGCTTCTTCTCATTATATTCACCAATCACTTTCCAAGCATTTTCTTGACTCACAACACCACCCCATGGCTGCGGCTAAGAAGCGTAGTATGCCTTTCCATCCCCTCGGTTTTCACCTACCACAGTCGCAACAGCAGCAGCCTATGTTTGGTTCTGGATTTCAACAAAGCAGGGGTCAGTGGGACCCTAATGGTTGGGATTGGGACAGTGCAAAATTTCTTGCAAAGCCAGTGGAATCGGATGTTATCCGCGGGGGACCTTCGACAATGTCTGTGCAATCTGTAATGCAGAGAGGTCACGGTGATGAGATAATTGCAGCGAATTCTGTGGATTTGAGGGGAAATCATGTAGTGGAAGATGATGAGAATCTACTTTTAAAGCTCGGGGGAAGCCGTGTTAATTCTGCGGAGGAGAATGTTTTGAGGCCTAACAAGAAAGTCAGATCTGGATCTCCTGCTGGTGGGAACTATCCTAAATGTCAAGTTGATGACTGTAAGGAGGATCTTTCAACTGCTAAAGACTATCACAGGCGGCATAAGGTGTGTGAAGTCCACAGTAAAGCTACCAAGGCTATTGTGGGAAAGCAGATGCAGCGGTTTTGTCAGCAGTGTAGCAG GTTTCACCCTCTTTCAGAGTTTGACGAGGGAAAGCGAAGTTGTAGGCGGAGGCTAGCAGGGCATAATCGGCGAAGGAGGAAAACTCAACCAGATGATGTTACCTCCAAGTTGTTACCTCCCACTAACCGTGAGAATGTTAGTAACGGAGATGTGGATCTTGTCAATATTTTAGCAATTCTAGCTCGTGCACAAG ATGGCAGCATTAATGGCTCATCGATTCCCAATAAAGATCAGCTTATTCAAATCCTTCAAAAGATTAACGCGTTACCTTTGCCAGCGGATTTTTCTGCAAAGTTTCCTCCTTCAGGAGTCACTAGTAACATTGCTCCGTTTCAGTCAGAGAGCGAAAATAAACTGAATGGAAATAATTCTCACTCGTCAACTCTGGACTTGCTCGCTGTTCTTTCAGGAAATCAAGCAGGATCCTCTCCTGATGCCACTGCAGTTCCTTCCCGAAGAAGCAGTCATGGGAGCGACAGTGAAAAGACTAGGTCTCCATGTACCAATATGCAAACCAGACACCAGAATGAGTTTGCTTCagttggagaaagaagtagtacTAGTTATCAGTCTCCTACAGAATGTTCAGATGGCCAAGTGCAGGAAATTCGTACTAATTTACCGTTGCAGCTTTTCAGTTCCTCTCCTGAAAGTGACAGCGCACCGAAATTGGCATCAAGCACGAAATACTTCTCATCAGGTAGCAGTAACCCTATGGAAGAAAGGTCACCTTCATCTTCTCCGCCTTTTGTgcaaaagttgtttcccacAGTTTTCTCAAGAGAAGCAGTAAATCCCAAGAGATTGTTAAATAGACTTGAGTTTAATGGGAGTTCTAAAGCTGGTAAGGATAAAGGCTGCTCCACGTCTCTTGATCTTTTTGGAGGGATGAATAAATGTGTTGACGATAGTTCTGTTCAAAGTTTTCCATACCAGGCAGGGTACACATCCTCTTCTGGATCGGATCATTCACCTTCAAGTTTAAATTCGGATGCTCAG AATCGTTCTGGACGGATATATTTCAAGTTAATCGATAGGGATCCTAGTCAGTTACCTGGAAAACTGAGAACACAG ATCTTTAATTGGCTTGGTCAAAGTCCATCAGAAATGGAAAGTTACATAAGACCTGGTTGTGTAGTACTATCAATCTATATTTCTATGCCGTCTTCTGCCTGGGAGCag CTTGAAGACAATCTACTTCAAAACATCACTTCTTTGGTTAAAGATTCGGAAGATCCATTTTGGAGAAAGGGAAGATTCTTAATTAATGCTGGAAGACAGTTGGCATCGTATCAAGATG GAAAGGCTCACCTCCGTAAAGCTACGAGGGCATGGAGTTTTCCTGAAGTAGTCTCTGTGTCCCCTTTGGCAGTTGTTGGTGGGCAGGAGACCACTATATTACTGAAGGGGAGAAATTTGAGTGATCAATACACCAA AGTTTTCTGCACGCACGCTGTTGGATACAAGCTTGAGGAAACTTCTGGATCAGCTTCCGATGATACTACATATGATAGTATAACTTTACACAATTTTACGGTTGCTGATGAAGCACCTGGTGTACTTGGGAGGTGCTTCATTGAG GTTGAAAATGGTTTTAGGGGCACCAGCTTCCCTATAATTATTGCCAATGCTACCATCTGTAAAGAGTTAAACCTTCTGGAGTCTGCATTTGATAAAGTTGCAGCACCACGTGATGCTATCTCAGAGGAATCGTTCCTTGATTCTGGACGACCCATATCAAGGGAAGATGTTCTACATTTCTTGAATGAGCTTGGATGGGTactccaaagaaaaagatacATGTCCATGTTTGAGGTCCCCGAATATAAGCTCCACCGTTTCAAATTTCTGTTTATCTTCTCAGTTGAACATGACTTTTGTGCTTTGGTTAAAACCCTCCTAGACGTTCTTCTTGAAATATGTTTGGGTAGGGATGAATTGTCGAGAGAGTCGCTACAGATGCTGTTAGAGATCCACCTTTTAAATAGGGCAGTTAAAATGAGGTCTAGAAAAATGGTAGACTTGctgattaattattttgtacCTACTGATTCCGGAAAGACATACATCTTCCTACCAAATCTTGCTGGGCCTGGCGGTATTACACCTCTACATTTGGCTGCATGCATGTCAGATGCAAATTCTATGGTTGACACTTTGACAACCGACCCGCTGGAG ATTGGTTTGCATGGATGGGATTCCCTTCTTGATGCAAATGGCCTCTCTCCTTGTGCTTATGCTCAGATGAGAAACAATCACTCTTACAATGCGTTAGTAGCTCGAAAGCTTGTTGACAGAAAAAATGGTCAAGTCTCTGTTCCGGTAGGTGATGAGATACAAGAACAATCACTAATTGCGGGTCAGATCCACCAAGCTAGCTTTCAAATCAGACAAGGGCAAAAATCTTGTTCAAAGTGCGCCGTCGGGGCTGCTAGGTACAATAGGAAGACTTCAGCCTCACAAGGCTTGCTTCACCGGCCCTATATACATTCAATGCTTGCCATTGCTgctgtttgtgtttgtgtatgcCTATTCTTAAGAGGAGCTCCAGATATAGGTCTAGTTGCCCCATTCAAGTGGGAAAATCTAGGATATGGGGCAGTGTAG
- the LOC135149351 gene encoding uncharacterized protein LOC135149351, whose amino-acid sequence MEEVDTFALLSSIVEAYSSKATEPTLYPMSVDEMSQVAPTTYSFCQVCGVQGHYSYECSYNHFNSQNTQSGHGYNYQEGYEYNQYSNSCDQEWMDQPDFSYMDNNFGDLPYHGQHQFQEQQFQQQCYEEPPMQQYDQFEQQYYQPQYEQPQSQQYQYPQVQELQVPQPTVEVLSDQTNEVYDMLVNINKTLKELKATQLMMEARLERLASSFTVEQPDSSPLIATQVEDDINATILTNDGDCDSFSTWDDDVPINKEEDRVADGKIDEVVVMDRVGDDEVREKSNIELIVVSPTPGVLELHFLKGISSIKVAPCSDIENLAFNPTSTPILESTCFKADMMIVQDDLTQNLVGYPVQKALTLQLLEKEDSNFISLFSDMKGQEVLMTPVKVKSSEKPPPEPPPCVKVEGVRSFNGCEFFRCFITKFSESINVDQWLLLEVTIKFTNVCLETFYRTKTIFDALDFICGGEILFEKVDTPFLKPKQYPPPDSPPAEEGEDSD is encoded by the coding sequence atggaagaagtcgatacctttgcacttctatcttccatagttgaggcatattcgtcgaaagctacagagccgaccttgtatccgatgagtgtcgatgagatgtcacaagttgcccctacaacatacagcttctgtcaagtttgtggtgttcagggtcactatagttatgaatgctcttataaccacttcaactctcagaatactcagtcgggacatggatataattatcaagaaggatatgagtacaatcagtattctaattcttgtgatcaagaatggatggatcaaccagatttctcttacatggacaacaattttggtgatctcccatatcatggtcaacatcaatttcaagaacaacaatttcagcaacaatgttatgaagaacctccaatgcaacaatatgatcagtttgagcaacagtattatcagcctcaatatgagcaaccacaatctcaacagtatcaatatcctcaagtacaagagctacaggttcctcaacccactgtagaagtgctttctgatcaaacaaatgaggtatatgatatgttggtaaacataaacaagacgcttaaggaactcaaagctacacaactgatgatggaggctcgacttgagcggttagctagttcttttactgtcgaacaacccgattcttctccacttatagccacccaagttgaagatgacataaatgctaccattcttacaaatgatggagattgtgatagtttttcgacctgggatgatgatgtgcctattaataaagaggaagatcgtgtcgctgacggcaaaatcgatgaagttgttgttatggaccgtgtgggcgatgatgaggtgcgtgaaaaaagcaatatcgagttgatcgtagtttctcctacaccaggtgtgcttgaattacatttcctgaaggggattagctcaatcaaggttgctccatgttctgatattgaaaatttggctttcaatccaacctctacccctatacttgagagtacatgttttaaagctgacatgatgattgtccaagatgatcttacacaaaatctggtgggttatccagtccaaaaggctcttacacttcaactcttggaaaaagaggatagcaatttcatctctttattcagtgacatgaaaggccaagaagttcttatgactcctgtgaaagtgaagagttctgaaaaaccaccacccgagcctccaccttgtgtgaaagtcgaaggagttcggtcctttaatggatgtgaattttttcgttgttttatcacaaagttctctgaaagtataaatgtcgatcaatggttacttcttgaagtgacaattaagtttactaacgtttgtttggagactttctacaggacaaagacaatatttgatgctcttgattttatttgtggtggcgagattttgtttgagaaagtggataccccatttcttaaacctaagcaatatcctccaccggattcacctccggcagaggagggggaggactccgattag
- the LOC108195924 gene encoding squamosa promoter-binding-like protein 14 isoform X1, which produces MEEVGTQVASSHYIHQSLSKHFLDSQHHPMAAAKKRSMPFHPLGFHLPQSQQQQPMFGSGFQQSRGQWDPNGWDWDSAKFLAKPVESDVIRGGPSTMSVQSVMQRGHGDEIIAANSVDLRGNHVVEDDENLLLKLGGSRVNSAEENVLRPNKKVRSGSPAGGNYPKCQVDDCKEDLSTAKDYHRRHKVCEVHSKATKAIVGKQMQRFCQQCSRFHPLSEFDEGKRSCRRRLAGHNRRRRKTQPDDVTSKLLPPTNRENVSNGDVDLVNILAILARAQGNTEDGSINGSSIPNKDQLIQILQKINALPLPADFSAKFPPSGVTSNIAPFQSESENKLNGNNSHSSTLDLLAVLSGNQAGSSPDATAVPSRRSSHGSDSEKTRSPCTNMQTRHQNEFASVGERSSTSYQSPTECSDGQVQEIRTNLPLQLFSSSPESDSAPKLASSTKYFSSGSSNPMEERSPSSSPPFVQKLFPTVFSREAVNPKRLLNRLEFNGSSKAGKDKGCSTSLDLFGGMNKCVDDSSVQSFPYQAGYTSSSGSDHSPSSLNSDAQNRSGRIYFKLIDRDPSQLPGKLRTQIFNWLGQSPSEMESYIRPGCVVLSIYISMPSSAWEQLEDNLLQNITSLVKDSEDPFWRKGRFLINAGRQLASYQDGKAHLRKATRAWSFPEVVSVSPLAVVGGQETTILLKGRNLSDQYTKVFCTHAVGYKLEETSGSASDDTTYDSITLHNFTVADEAPGVLGRCFIEVENGFRGTSFPIIIANATICKELNLLESAFDKVAAPRDAISEESFLDSGRPISREDVLHFLNELGWVLQRKRYMSMFEVPEYKLHRFKFLFIFSVEHDFCALVKTLLDVLLEICLGRDELSRESLQMLLEIHLLNRAVKMRSRKMVDLLINYFVPTDSGKTYIFLPNLAGPGGITPLHLAACMSDANSMVDTLTTDPLEIGLHGWDSLLDANGLSPCAYAQMRNNHSYNALVARKLVDRKNGQVSVPVGDEIQEQSLIAGQIHQASFQIRQGQKSCSKCAVGAARYNRKTSASQGLLHRPYIHSMLAIAAVCVCVCLFLRGAPDIGLVAPFKWENLGYGAV; this is translated from the exons ATGGAAGAGGTGGGTACTCAAGTTGCTTCTTCTCATTATATTCACCAATCACTTTCCAAGCATTTTCTTGACTCACAACACCACCCCATGGCTGCGGCTAAGAAGCGTAGTATGCCTTTCCATCCCCTCGGTTTTCACCTACCACAGTCGCAACAGCAGCAGCCTATGTTTGGTTCTGGATTTCAACAAAGCAGGGGTCAGTGGGACCCTAATGGTTGGGATTGGGACAGTGCAAAATTTCTTGCAAAGCCAGTGGAATCGGATGTTATCCGCGGGGGACCTTCGACAATGTCTGTGCAATCTGTAATGCAGAGAGGTCACGGTGATGAGATAATTGCAGCGAATTCTGTGGATTTGAGGGGAAATCATGTAGTGGAAGATGATGAGAATCTACTTTTAAAGCTCGGGGGAAGCCGTGTTAATTCTGCGGAGGAGAATGTTTTGAGGCCTAACAAGAAAGTCAGATCTGGATCTCCTGCTGGTGGGAACTATCCTAAATGTCAAGTTGATGACTGTAAGGAGGATCTTTCAACTGCTAAAGACTATCACAGGCGGCATAAGGTGTGTGAAGTCCACAGTAAAGCTACCAAGGCTATTGTGGGAAAGCAGATGCAGCGGTTTTGTCAGCAGTGTAGCAG GTTTCACCCTCTTTCAGAGTTTGACGAGGGAAAGCGAAGTTGTAGGCGGAGGCTAGCAGGGCATAATCGGCGAAGGAGGAAAACTCAACCAGATGATGTTACCTCCAAGTTGTTACCTCCCACTAACCGTGAGAATGTTAGTAACGGAGATGTGGATCTTGTCAATATTTTAGCAATTCTAGCTCGTGCACAAG GGAATACTGAAGATGGCAGCATTAATGGCTCATCGATTCCCAATAAAGATCAGCTTATTCAAATCCTTCAAAAGATTAACGCGTTACCTTTGCCAGCGGATTTTTCTGCAAAGTTTCCTCCTTCAGGAGTCACTAGTAACATTGCTCCGTTTCAGTCAGAGAGCGAAAATAAACTGAATGGAAATAATTCTCACTCGTCAACTCTGGACTTGCTCGCTGTTCTTTCAGGAAATCAAGCAGGATCCTCTCCTGATGCCACTGCAGTTCCTTCCCGAAGAAGCAGTCATGGGAGCGACAGTGAAAAGACTAGGTCTCCATGTACCAATATGCAAACCAGACACCAGAATGAGTTTGCTTCagttggagaaagaagtagtacTAGTTATCAGTCTCCTACAGAATGTTCAGATGGCCAAGTGCAGGAAATTCGTACTAATTTACCGTTGCAGCTTTTCAGTTCCTCTCCTGAAAGTGACAGCGCACCGAAATTGGCATCAAGCACGAAATACTTCTCATCAGGTAGCAGTAACCCTATGGAAGAAAGGTCACCTTCATCTTCTCCGCCTTTTGTgcaaaagttgtttcccacAGTTTTCTCAAGAGAAGCAGTAAATCCCAAGAGATTGTTAAATAGACTTGAGTTTAATGGGAGTTCTAAAGCTGGTAAGGATAAAGGCTGCTCCACGTCTCTTGATCTTTTTGGAGGGATGAATAAATGTGTTGACGATAGTTCTGTTCAAAGTTTTCCATACCAGGCAGGGTACACATCCTCTTCTGGATCGGATCATTCACCTTCAAGTTTAAATTCGGATGCTCAG AATCGTTCTGGACGGATATATTTCAAGTTAATCGATAGGGATCCTAGTCAGTTACCTGGAAAACTGAGAACACAG ATCTTTAATTGGCTTGGTCAAAGTCCATCAGAAATGGAAAGTTACATAAGACCTGGTTGTGTAGTACTATCAATCTATATTTCTATGCCGTCTTCTGCCTGGGAGCag CTTGAAGACAATCTACTTCAAAACATCACTTCTTTGGTTAAAGATTCGGAAGATCCATTTTGGAGAAAGGGAAGATTCTTAATTAATGCTGGAAGACAGTTGGCATCGTATCAAGATG GAAAGGCTCACCTCCGTAAAGCTACGAGGGCATGGAGTTTTCCTGAAGTAGTCTCTGTGTCCCCTTTGGCAGTTGTTGGTGGGCAGGAGACCACTATATTACTGAAGGGGAGAAATTTGAGTGATCAATACACCAA AGTTTTCTGCACGCACGCTGTTGGATACAAGCTTGAGGAAACTTCTGGATCAGCTTCCGATGATACTACATATGATAGTATAACTTTACACAATTTTACGGTTGCTGATGAAGCACCTGGTGTACTTGGGAGGTGCTTCATTGAG GTTGAAAATGGTTTTAGGGGCACCAGCTTCCCTATAATTATTGCCAATGCTACCATCTGTAAAGAGTTAAACCTTCTGGAGTCTGCATTTGATAAAGTTGCAGCACCACGTGATGCTATCTCAGAGGAATCGTTCCTTGATTCTGGACGACCCATATCAAGGGAAGATGTTCTACATTTCTTGAATGAGCTTGGATGGGTactccaaagaaaaagatacATGTCCATGTTTGAGGTCCCCGAATATAAGCTCCACCGTTTCAAATTTCTGTTTATCTTCTCAGTTGAACATGACTTTTGTGCTTTGGTTAAAACCCTCCTAGACGTTCTTCTTGAAATATGTTTGGGTAGGGATGAATTGTCGAGAGAGTCGCTACAGATGCTGTTAGAGATCCACCTTTTAAATAGGGCAGTTAAAATGAGGTCTAGAAAAATGGTAGACTTGctgattaattattttgtacCTACTGATTCCGGAAAGACATACATCTTCCTACCAAATCTTGCTGGGCCTGGCGGTATTACACCTCTACATTTGGCTGCATGCATGTCAGATGCAAATTCTATGGTTGACACTTTGACAACCGACCCGCTGGAG ATTGGTTTGCATGGATGGGATTCCCTTCTTGATGCAAATGGCCTCTCTCCTTGTGCTTATGCTCAGATGAGAAACAATCACTCTTACAATGCGTTAGTAGCTCGAAAGCTTGTTGACAGAAAAAATGGTCAAGTCTCTGTTCCGGTAGGTGATGAGATACAAGAACAATCACTAATTGCGGGTCAGATCCACCAAGCTAGCTTTCAAATCAGACAAGGGCAAAAATCTTGTTCAAAGTGCGCCGTCGGGGCTGCTAGGTACAATAGGAAGACTTCAGCCTCACAAGGCTTGCTTCACCGGCCCTATATACATTCAATGCTTGCCATTGCTgctgtttgtgtttgtgtatgcCTATTCTTAAGAGGAGCTCCAGATATAGGTCTAGTTGCCCCATTCAAGTGGGAAAATCTAGGATATGGGGCAGTGTAG